In a single window of the Ruminococcus albus 7 = DSM 20455 genome:
- a CDS encoding saccharopine dehydrogenase NADP-binding domain-containing protein produces the protein MKRIAILGAYGTVGREALQHLYSTGDYELYGLVRQPERVKEDPFFDAMPDVRWERLDITENERLTDAICGMDVVLNTVSCSGKYSRKIAELCAERNTAYVDAGIPDNIGDLSGQSDKTLLYGAGALPGLSSVLGVYAAQGFDTVSGYQHIASIHGAFSYGAAYDYLRGVSGEYGGHPVKKTELPLLGCTEIMQYTDDETHYVLQKIGCPDGKHYVTLGSRKLYATIERAVLRFESDPEGAARELVTYSQLYRVRSQEHMAFIIEVQGTTEQGIQQTRTLLMKYDSAAALTGLSSGLSTEIAANASQPIGVCSLTHFPDDPLYAKEMPRILRAIDENRHKVVFETCACSINEWMQESEGEI, from the coding sequence ATGAAACGAATTGCCATATTAGGTGCATACGGGACAGTCGGACGTGAGGCACTGCAGCATCTGTACAGTACAGGGGATTATGAGTTATATGGGTTAGTCAGACAGCCTGAACGTGTGAAGGAGGATCCGTTCTTTGACGCTATGCCTGATGTCCGCTGGGAAAGGCTGGATATCACAGAGAATGAGCGATTGACTGATGCGATCTGCGGAATGGATGTTGTTCTGAATACAGTTTCCTGTTCAGGTAAGTACAGCAGAAAAATAGCAGAACTATGTGCCGAACGGAATACAGCCTATGTGGATGCAGGTATCCCGGATAATATCGGTGATCTGTCAGGACAGTCAGATAAAACTTTACTGTATGGCGCAGGTGCTTTGCCCGGATTGTCTTCAGTACTGGGGGTATATGCTGCACAGGGATTTGATACTGTCAGCGGATATCAGCACATCGCATCGATACACGGTGCATTCTCGTACGGTGCAGCTTATGATTATCTGCGTGGTGTCAGCGGAGAATACGGCGGACATCCTGTGAAGAAAACGGAACTTCCTCTGCTGGGCTGTACTGAGATCATGCAGTATACAGATGACGAGACACACTATGTTCTGCAAAAGATCGGCTGTCCGGACGGAAAACATTATGTCACGCTCGGATCACGTAAGTTATATGCTACGATCGAACGGGCAGTTTTGCGCTTTGAATCAGATCCTGAAGGTGCAGCTCGTGAACTGGTGACTTACAGTCAGCTATACCGCGTTCGTTCTCAGGAACATATGGCATTCATTATAGAGGTGCAGGGGACAACGGAGCAAGGGATACAGCAGACGAGAACTCTGCTTATGAAATACGATTCAGCGGCAGCACTCACAGGACTGTCTTCAGGACTTAGCACTGAAATTGCTGCAAATGCATCACAGCCGATAGGTGTATGCAGTCTGACACACTTCCCCGACGATCCGCTGTATGCCAAGGAAATGCCGCGGATACTTCGGGCGATCGATGAAAACAGACACAAGGTCGTATTTGAGACCTGCGCGTGCAGTATCAACGAGTGGATGCAGGAAAGTGAAGGGGAAATCTAA
- a CDS encoding non-ribosomal peptide synthetase gives MPSKYDAARELLEALEAKGITFWCEGDKIKYKAGAGAMQKDDILRLKACKSEILELLAADSGKVKLMENKSERYEPFVLTDVQQSYLMGRGNLFDYGGVACHIYIQLCYEQLDPVRVERVWNELIAKHEMLRAVIHEEGYQQIMKEAPPFNVRDYGDLPADQIEQEMGHDAFEIGSWPYFAVGVSNYEKKAIMHISIEFIIADWTSIWMLMYQFEQLYFGELQEIQSVPISFRDYVLTEREQKESAVYAQDKAYWMKQLETFPTRPLLPVIRSNDKEKAYFERKYVRLSPDEWGRVKQYALVNGITPTTLVLMLYAAALERYSENKRFAINLTVLNRQPFHPDIDKVIGDFTTLSLLEIDFGSGKDFLETAKITGERLFGNMDHSSYSGVEFMREISRSKGPDAAFMPYVFTSAVGLFSSMPDMMIRGMGEGSGISQTPQVFIDCQVMDGNFGMQVNWDIRKGVFEPCIIEDMFTLFREMLCSIVDGMPVIPDHPAYQAQLLADVNRTAQKLPTPLLHENILRAAAEYPDKTAVISGRNTYTYSQLLCIAGGIFQKLKTLSPLREEPIGIAAEKSVYQPAGALAILCAGCAYVPISVEQGTQRIESILRRSGIRIILTTTQDNTPYPEDITVIRADTLSECELEPEVLQDRSDSELAYIIFTSGSTGEPKGVAISHAGAVNTIEDINRRYNVTEKDSVLGVSQLSFDLSVYDIFGVLGTGGTLVYPEDERKKEPAHLAQLIAQHHITLWNSVPSLLRMVMVYLASETKTTEIESLRLVLLSGDWIPLDLPDTLLRYAPDAQVVSLGGATEASIWSNYHDYHGLCSNFRSIPYGRPLANQEFRVLDEHLRNCPVGVKGDLYILGKGLAQGYYRDPERTQKQFFIHPITGERMYRTGDVGMYHHNGEIEFLGRSDDQIKFNGHRIEVGEIESAVSRTPGIARNIVVYTDVDGEKTLTCYYETAVADEAKRTAYTDEWNAMTADFQHDPSFDLCVLEFVKKYAALNAAARILIIGDEEFAGHLADELPDIHITQWVADISEQADTNAFDIVISRGGFAGDVRAAVRTVRSCLRPGGYFLTRDEASYTLLDEIDNSNTGGLLNTECFAMQCKTDRYNVTVKEILDTIRDRLTTYMIPTAFCMLDIIPVTFNGKTDMRALAALAAARKHSKAGTAALSSGTDHMTDLQKQLAEIIEQSGIHGAGLTDNFYDLGADSLMMAQLTGNLRKSVAQAIPFDELLRFLLNHPTLGQLSVFLADK, from the coding sequence ATGCCAAGTAAATATGATGCAGCGCGGGAGCTGCTGGAAGCATTGGAAGCCAAGGGCATCACGTTCTGGTGTGAGGGAGATAAGATAAAATACAAAGCCGGTGCCGGTGCAATGCAGAAGGATGATATTCTCAGGTTAAAAGCCTGCAAGAGTGAGATACTGGAGCTTCTCGCAGCTGACAGCGGAAAAGTGAAACTTATGGAAAACAAGTCAGAACGATATGAACCGTTCGTACTGACAGACGTTCAGCAATCCTATCTGATGGGGCGCGGCAACTTGTTTGATTATGGAGGTGTAGCGTGCCATATCTATATACAGCTGTGTTATGAACAGCTTGACCCTGTTCGGGTCGAGCGTGTATGGAATGAGCTGATCGCCAAGCATGAAATGCTTCGTGCGGTGATCCATGAGGAGGGTTATCAGCAGATAATGAAGGAAGCACCTCCTTTTAATGTCCGTGATTATGGTGATCTTCCTGCCGATCAGATCGAGCAGGAGATGGGACATGATGCTTTTGAGATCGGCTCATGGCCGTATTTTGCAGTTGGTGTTTCCAATTATGAAAAGAAAGCGATAATGCATATTTCGATCGAGTTTATCATAGCGGACTGGACTAGCATCTGGATGCTGATGTATCAGTTTGAGCAGTTGTATTTCGGAGAACTGCAGGAGATACAGTCGGTACCGATAAGCTTTCGTGATTATGTTCTTACCGAACGCGAACAGAAGGAAAGTGCAGTGTATGCACAAGACAAAGCCTATTGGATGAAGCAGCTGGAAACTTTTCCGACACGTCCGCTGCTGCCTGTTATCCGCAGTAATGACAAGGAAAAAGCATATTTTGAACGTAAATATGTGCGCTTGTCACCTGACGAGTGGGGACGTGTCAAACAGTACGCGCTTGTAAACGGGATAACACCTACTACGCTGGTGTTGATGCTGTATGCAGCGGCACTGGAACGATACAGCGAAAACAAACGATTTGCCATTAACCTGACCGTACTGAATCGTCAGCCGTTTCATCCGGATATAGACAAGGTCATAGGTGATTTCACCACTCTGAGCCTTTTGGAGATCGACTTCGGAAGCGGAAAGGATTTTCTGGAAACTGCAAAGATCACTGGTGAAAGACTTTTCGGAAACATGGATCACAGCAGCTACTCAGGTGTGGAGTTTATGCGTGAGATCTCTCGCAGCAAAGGTCCGGATGCAGCATTCATGCCTTATGTTTTCACCAGTGCAGTCGGACTCTTCTCGTCAATGCCTGATATGATGATCCGCGGCATGGGGGAAGGAAGCGGCATCAGCCAGACTCCGCAGGTGTTTATTGATTGTCAGGTCATGGATGGAAACTTTGGTATGCAGGTCAACTGGGATATCCGCAAGGGTGTTTTTGAACCGTGTATTATAGAAGATATGTTCACACTGTTCCGTGAGATGCTGTGTTCCATTGTGGACGGAATGCCTGTGATCCCTGATCATCCGGCATATCAGGCGCAATTGCTTGCCGATGTCAACAGGACCGCTCAGAAACTTCCGACTCCGCTCCTGCATGAGAATATACTTCGTGCCGCGGCAGAATATCCTGATAAGACCGCAGTGATCTCGGGAAGGAATACCTACACCTATTCACAGCTGCTTTGCATCGCTGGAGGAATTTTCCAAAAGCTTAAAACTCTGTCGCCTTTGCGTGAAGAACCGATCGGTATCGCCGCAGAAAAATCTGTATACCAGCCTGCAGGCGCACTAGCTATACTCTGCGCAGGCTGTGCCTATGTTCCGATCTCGGTGGAGCAGGGAACTCAGCGTATCGAAAGTATACTCCGACGTTCAGGGATACGTATTATACTGACAACCACGCAGGATAATACACCGTATCCTGAAGATATAACCGTTATCCGTGCTGATACCCTGTCTGAGTGTGAACTTGAGCCCGAAGTGCTGCAGGATCGGTCTGACAGCGAACTTGCTTATATTATCTTTACATCAGGTTCTACGGGAGAACCAAAGGGCGTTGCTATTTCCCACGCGGGAGCTGTCAATACCATTGAGGATATCAACCGAAGATATAATGTTACAGAAAAAGACAGTGTACTCGGTGTATCTCAGTTAAGCTTTGATCTGTCGGTATATGATATCTTCGGTGTGCTGGGAACGGGAGGAACGCTGGTATATCCTGAAGATGAGCGCAAAAAAGAGCCTGCTCATCTGGCACAGTTGATCGCGCAGCATCACATAACGCTGTGGAACAGTGTACCGTCACTTCTTCGTATGGTAATGGTATATCTTGCATCCGAAACGAAAACTACGGAGATAGAATCATTAAGGCTGGTGCTGTTGTCAGGAGACTGGATTCCGTTGGATCTGCCCGATACACTGCTGAGATATGCACCTGATGCACAGGTGGTCAGTCTTGGCGGTGCGACGGAGGCTTCTATATGGTCAAATTATCACGACTATCACGGATTGTGCAGTAATTTTAGGAGCATACCGTATGGAAGACCTCTGGCGAATCAGGAATTTCGGGTGCTGGATGAACATCTTCGGAATTGCCCTGTTGGTGTCAAGGGTGATCTTTATATTCTGGGCAAAGGACTTGCCCAAGGGTATTACAGAGATCCTGAACGCACACAGAAGCAGTTCTTCATACATCCTATCACCGGTGAGCGTATGTATCGTACAGGCGATGTTGGTATGTATCATCACAATGGTGAGATCGAATTTCTGGGTCGTTCAGATGATCAGATCAAGTTCAACGGACACAGGATCGAAGTGGGTGAGATCGAAAGTGCCGTCAGCCGAACTCCTGGTATCGCACGAAATATTGTGGTGTATACAGATGTAGATGGAGAAAAGACATTGACCTGTTACTATGAAACAGCCGTTGCCGATGAAGCAAAGCGTACAGCATACACGGATGAATGGAATGCCATGACTGCCGACTTTCAACATGATCCATCTTTCGATCTGTGTGTTCTTGAATTTGTGAAAAAGTATGCTGCCCTGAATGCTGCAGCGAGGATACTGATCATCGGAGATGAAGAGTTCGCCGGTCATCTGGCAGACGAATTGCCGGATATTCACATTACACAATGGGTAGCCGACATATCGGAACAGGCAGATACAAATGCTTTTGATATCGTGATCTCCCGTGGTGGATTTGCAGGAGATGTACGTGCAGCAGTACGCACTGTAAGATCGTGCCTGAGACCCGGCGGGTATTTCCTTACAAGGGATGAAGCTTCTTACACTCTGCTTGATGAGATCGATAACAGCAATACGGGTGGTCTGCTTAATACAGAGTGTTTTGCCATGCAGTGCAAGACCGACAGATATAATGTAACGGTAAAGGAAATACTGGATACGATCAGGGATCGTTTGACGACCTATATGATTCCGACTGCATTCTGTATGCTAGATATTATTCCGGTCACATTCAATGGTAAGACTGATATGCGTGCGTTGGCTGCTCTTGCTGCTGCACGTAAACATTCAAAGGCAGGCACAGCGGCTCTGTCTTCGGGAACAGACCACATGACTGATCTGCAGAAGCAGCTTGCAGAGATCATTGAGCAGTCGGGGATCCACGGTGCAGGCTTGACAGATAACTTCTATGATCTTGGCGCGGATTCGCTGATGATGGCACAGCTGACGGGAAATCTCCGTAAAAGTGTGGCACAGGCGATACCATTTGATGAACTTCTCCGTTTCTTGCTAAATCATCCGACACTCGGTCAGCTGTCCGTTTTTCTTGCTGATAAATAG
- a CDS encoding 4'-phosphopantetheinyl transferase family protein: MYSELTGICHEKVKCDPFLVLFDAQTITDAQLEKLESILPPYRVKYAERYRKREDRVNSMVAFAMLAYLLKTCYHTQLPQTEHRNAYGKPLLDAPLQMSISHCSCAVCCAVASGEVGVDVQELVTDCSGIAELVLSGSQYETYCASDAPERCFTEFWTQKEAYLKLQGTGLTDDLSQIDPMICAGSLQHKTVWYDNICISTCSENPLEHRIITVNELRAVLQRS; the protein is encoded by the coding sequence GTGTACTCTGAATTAACCGGTATTTGTCATGAAAAAGTGAAGTGTGATCCGTTTCTTGTGCTGTTTGATGCACAGACCATTACCGATGCACAGCTTGAGAAGTTGGAGAGTATACTGCCTCCGTATCGGGTGAAGTACGCTGAAAGATATCGTAAACGGGAAGACCGTGTAAACAGTATGGTTGCATTTGCAATGCTGGCATATCTGCTGAAGACCTGCTATCATACTCAGCTGCCACAGACGGAGCATAGGAACGCTTACGGAAAACCGCTTCTGGATGCACCCCTTCAGATGAGTATATCGCATTGTAGCTGCGCCGTATGCTGTGCTGTTGCATCAGGGGAGGTTGGTGTGGATGTGCAGGAACTTGTGACAGATTGTTCAGGGATCGCCGAATTGGTACTGTCAGGATCACAGTATGAAACCTATTGTGCTTCTGATGCACCTGAACGATGTTTTACCGAATTCTGGACACAGAAAGAAGCATATCTGAAACTGCAGGGGACAGGACTGACCGATGATCTTTCACAAATTGATCCCATGATCTGTGCAGGATCACTGCAGCATAAAACTGTCTGGTACGATAATATCTGTATAAGTACTTGTTCCGAGAACCCGTTGGAGCATCGTATCATAACAGTGAATGAATTGCGTGCTGTGCTTCAGAGATCCTGA
- a CDS encoding ABC transporter ATP-binding protein encodes MKETAVEFKDVVKIYGKGEGAQTAVDNVSFKIDKGEFVVILGQSGAGKSTVLNMLGGMDVPTSGKVIVDGQEISSFNDKKLSQYRAEVIGFIFQFYNLIPGLTAYENVALVKDIKKSALDANEMLDRVGLSDQKHKFPAQMSGGQQQRVSIARALAKDPKIILGDEPTGALDSETGRIVIELLQKLSTEDGNTVILVTHNADIAKCANKVIHMKNAKIKSVKINEHPLSADEIEW; translated from the coding sequence ATGAAAGAAACAGCGGTAGAATTCAAGGATGTTGTAAAGATCTATGGTAAAGGGGAGGGTGCTCAGACTGCTGTAGACAATGTAAGCTTTAAGATAGACAAAGGTGAGTTTGTGGTCATACTGGGTCAGTCGGGTGCAGGAAAGTCCACTGTGCTGAATATGCTTGGCGGCATGGATGTACCCACATCAGGCAAGGTGATAGTTGACGGTCAGGAGATATCGTCATTCAATGATAAAAAGCTTTCGCAGTACCGTGCGGAAGTTATCGGTTTTATTTTCCAGTTCTATAATCTTATCCCGGGGCTGACGGCTTATGAGAATGTTGCGCTGGTCAAGGATATTAAAAAGTCTGCACTTGATGCAAATGAAATGCTTGACCGTGTGGGGCTATCAGACCAGAAGCATAAGTTCCCGGCGCAGATGTCAGGCGGCCAGCAGCAGAGAGTTTCTATCGCACGCGCACTTGCAAAAGATCCCAAGATCATTCTTGGCGATGAGCCTACAGGTGCTCTTGATTCCGAAACGGGCAGGATAGTCATCGAACTGCTGCAAAAGCTTTCCACTGAGGACGGAAACACAGTCATTCTCGTTACCCATAACGCGGATATAGCGAAGTGTGCAAATAAAGTCATCCATATGAAGAATGCGAAGATAAAGTCTGTAAAGATAAATGAACATCCACTCTCGGCAGATGAGATAGAGTGGTAA
- a CDS encoding ABC transporter permease — protein MLRKKMLRDIRSNFAQFFSIFILAVVAMWCFTGFQSDVIGGRRAMKNFTESTNFSDGWIYGSGFDSKQADKVKNIDGIKDVQLRCEVLGKADEKYNTAEIWCYFQNDNIVTRPYTVRGAEFDPADTDGLWLFEAFASTWGLDVGDKFTVHVMGQDIEKEIKGLIESPEHIFSCASSDTDTDFHNIGSAYLSQKVLPEEMRINNEMVFTCDGKALSYEKDIDNALDGGYSFIADRKSIDGYNRLVDELDQHDGFSYIFSFVFVAIAMLVITTTMKRMVAQQRTQIGTLNALGMKRRKIMLHYLGYSFILSLLGCITGMVLGIYTFGRMMIDMFSAFYRLPDWKGGFDYKSAAVAAVIVLVCTGAAYFSCYQILKIHPSEALRPAAAKNAKPCIFEKMPFWDKLGFTTRYSLRDISRSKLRAVMGIFGTCVGMMVMTLGLGALDTLDYVRSWYFDDIQNYSSQVILSDSCTIEEAEDLSEEYDGELIGMGLISIASDDHPVSDDIISCKLSITEGKGLFCISDTDLNAEKLKPGTVALTMKQAAKLGLEKGDSVYWKTSDGDKWIRSEIGSISRHPSITGITILRKDYEGEGFEFKPQMMVTRKDCSEAENREYVSAVHSMDDLKAAFDKTMEIMDLLVYFMVFFSSLLIIIVLYNSGNLSFNEREKEFATLKVIGFGSPRVRRLISVQNLWLSLIGTVCGIPFGKKILQAMMDSNGDAIDWPCYIRPLTYMLSGAFVIGISVLVGFMFSKRIKRIDMVGVLKGLE, from the coding sequence ATGCTTAGGAAAAAAATGCTGCGCGATATCAGAAGCAATTTTGCACAGTTCTTCTCAATATTCATTCTCGCTGTAGTGGCGATGTGGTGCTTTACGGGTTTTCAGTCGGATGTCATCGGCGGAAGACGTGCCATGAAAAACTTTACTGAAAGTACTAATTTCTCTGACGGCTGGATATACGGCAGCGGATTTGACAGCAAACAGGCGGATAAAGTAAAAAATATCGACGGCATCAAAGACGTTCAACTGAGATGTGAAGTTCTAGGCAAGGCAGATGAGAAGTACAACACAGCTGAGATATGGTGTTATTTTCAGAACGATAATATCGTAACAAGACCTTATACAGTCAGGGGCGCTGAATTTGATCCTGCAGATACCGATGGTTTGTGGCTGTTCGAGGCTTTTGCAAGTACATGGGGTCTTGATGTCGGAGATAAATTCACCGTACATGTTATGGGGCAGGACATCGAAAAAGAGATAAAAGGTCTTATAGAATCACCTGAGCACATTTTCTCCTGTGCTTCAAGTGATACCGATACCGATTTCCATAATATCGGATCTGCGTATCTGTCACAGAAAGTACTTCCCGAGGAAATGCGTATAAACAATGAGATGGTATTCACCTGCGATGGTAAGGCGCTTTCTTATGAAAAAGATATCGACAATGCCCTTGACGGCGGTTATTCCTTTATTGCTGACCGCAAGAGCATTGACGGCTACAACCGCCTTGTGGATGAATTGGATCAGCATGACGGTTTTTCATACATATTCTCATTTGTGTTCGTGGCGATAGCTATGCTCGTCATAACTACAACAATGAAGCGTATGGTGGCACAGCAGCGTACACAGATAGGCACTCTGAACGCACTGGGAATGAAGCGCCGCAAGATAATGCTTCACTATCTTGGGTACAGCTTTATTCTGTCTTTACTTGGCTGTATTACGGGCATGGTGCTGGGTATATATACTTTCGGCAGAATGATGATAGATATGTTTTCGGCATTTTATCGTTTGCCCGATTGGAAAGGCGGATTCGATTACAAGAGCGCCGCAGTTGCGGCTGTCATCGTGCTGGTATGCACAGGCGCAGCGTATTTCAGCTGTTATCAGATACTAAAGATACACCCGTCGGAAGCTCTTCGTCCTGCTGCGGCAAAAAACGCAAAGCCCTGCATATTCGAGAAAATGCCATTCTGGGATAAACTTGGATTTACTACACGTTACAGCCTGCGTGATATCTCACGTTCAAAGCTTCGTGCGGTTATGGGGATATTCGGCACTTGTGTCGGCATGATGGTGATGACCCTCGGTCTTGGTGCTTTGGATACACTTGACTATGTGCGAAGCTGGTACTTTGATGATATACAGAATTACAGCAGCCAGGTGATACTTTCTGACAGCTGTACAATTGAAGAAGCAGAAGACCTTTCGGAAGAATATGACGGCGAACTTATCGGTATGGGGCTTATATCCATAGCTTCAGACGACCACCCTGTTTCAGATGATATCATAAGCTGTAAACTGTCTATAACAGAGGGCAAGGGGTTGTTCTGTATATCAGACACCGACCTGAATGCGGAAAAACTGAAACCGGGAACAGTGGCTTTGACGATGAAACAGGCTGCTAAGCTTGGTCTTGAAAAAGGCGACAGCGTTTACTGGAAGACATCAGATGGTGATAAGTGGATAAGAAGTGAGATCGGATCCATATCACGTCATCCGTCAATAACCGGCATTACTATACTCCGCAAAGACTATGAAGGCGAAGGCTTTGAATTCAAGCCGCAGATGATGGTCACAAGGAAAGACTGTTCCGAGGCGGAGAACAGAGAATATGTATCCGCAGTGCACAGCATGGATGACCTAAAAGCCGCTTTTGACAAGACCATGGAGATCATGGACCTGCTGGTATATTTCATGGTTTTCTTCTCTTCACTCCTGATTATCATAGTTCTTTACAATTCCGGCAATCTCAGCTTCAACGAACGTGAGAAGGAATTTGCGACTCTGAAAGTTATCGGCTTTGGAAGTCCGAGAGTACGCAGACTTATATCTGTGCAGAATCTATGGCTGTCACTTATAGGCACGGTATGCGGAATACCATTCGGAAAGAAGATATTGCAGGCGATGATGGATTCAAACGGTGATGCTATCGACTGGCCGTGTTATATCAGACCACTGACATATATGCTGTCTGGCGCGTTCGTTATAGGTATTTCGGTATTGGTTGGATTCATGTTCTCAAAGAGGATAAAGCGTATAGATATGGTTGGTGTCCTGAAAGGTCTGGAATAA
- a CDS encoding RNA polymerase sigma factor, translating into MNDKELLQLLKSNTQQGLAQTVMQYSAYVHKIAYTRLRDVCTREDIEEAVSDIFLIFYELGKKNGFDMRSVRAMLMVIAKRHCINVFHRQCKQEEMLDYDDLENTIAEDNSENSDLIDAIKQLGEPDEQIFIRKYYLGEKNKDIAKDLGMNISTLNMKLSRGLKKLKKILEEGV; encoded by the coding sequence ATGAATGATAAAGAACTGCTGCAATTGCTGAAAAGCAATACGCAACAAGGACTTGCACAGACTGTAATGCAGTATAGTGCTTATGTACATAAGATAGCTTATACACGGCTTCGTGATGTATGCACCAGAGAGGACATCGAAGAAGCTGTAAGTGATATCTTTCTTATTTTTTACGAGCTGGGTAAGAAAAACGGCTTTGATATGCGTTCGGTGCGTGCGATGCTTATGGTGATAGCAAAACGTCACTGTATAAATGTATTTCACCGACAGTGCAAACAGGAAGAAATGCTTGACTATGATGATCTGGAAAATACTATCGCAGAAGACAACAGCGAAAATTCCGACCTTATAGATGCCATAAAACAGCTGGGCGAACCTGATGAACAGATATTTATACGCAAATACTATCTTGGCGAGAAAAACAAAGACATCGCCAAAGACCTTGGCATGAATATCAGCACGCTGAATATGAAGCTGTCTCGCGGACTGAAAAAGCTAAAGAAAATATTAGAGGAGGGTGTGTAA
- a CDS encoding helix-turn-helix domain-containing protein: MMTIGSTIRQLRQEQDITQEQLAEALGITSRAVSQWECDRTTPDISQLPALANFFDVTTDHLLGVDISRKEYEISKILKHIQISGVSGDREETERYLREKLKIYPNEPVLLCHLASALQDIYFRHGKADTDKLKDEISDEIISLCERALRYYKPTEDNSFPKLLLIFQYEYMNEKEKAKAIISSLPYISCTREMLEADVFDGKEALEKRQSALFSLTAYMHKMFYEIYRDASYSNEQKTEILKADSAMIDLITGGKPRFFHGALAVNAAEQAVLLLKTGNTEKALDMLEAAYFHAHSYESRPDGEKYAPCWLS, translated from the coding sequence ATGATGACAATAGGTTCAACTATCAGGCAACTCAGACAGGAACAGGATATCACACAGGAACAGTTAGCCGAAGCACTTGGCATAACATCAAGGGCGGTGAGCCAGTGGGAGTGCGACAGAACGACCCCGGATATATCTCAGCTTCCCGCCCTTGCGAATTTCTTTGATGTAACGACCGATCATCTGCTGGGTGTAGATATAAGCCGCAAGGAGTACGAGATAAGCAAGATACTGAAGCATATTCAGATATCGGGAGTATCCGGTGATCGTGAGGAAACAGAGAGATATCTCAGGGAAAAACTTAAAATATATCCCAACGAGCCCGTTTTGCTGTGCCATCTTGCATCTGCATTACAGGATATTTATTTTCGGCATGGTAAAGCAGATACAGATAAACTGAAAGATGAGATATCAGATGAGATCATATCTCTTTGTGAAAGAGCGCTGAGATACTATAAGCCCACTGAAGACAACAGCTTTCCGAAACTGCTGCTCATATTTCAATACGAATATATGAATGAAAAGGAAAAAGCAAAGGCGATCATATCGTCACTTCCATACATCAGCTGTACAAGAGAAATGCTTGAAGCTGATGTGTTTGATGGAAAAGAAGCGCTTGAAAAAAGACAGTCGGCACTGTTCAGCCTGACGGCATATATGCACAAAATGTTCTATGAGATATATCGTGATGCATCATACAGTAATGAACAGAAAACTGAGATACTGAAAGCAGACTCCGCTATGATCGATCTCATAACAGGCGGCAAACCAAGGTTTTTCCATGGTGCTTTGGCGGTCAATGCAGCGGAACAGGCTGTTTTGCTGCTAAAAACAGGGAACACGGAAAAAGCTCTTGATATGCTTGAAGCTGCATACTTTCATGCTCATAGCTACGAATCCCGCCCAGATGGTGAAAAATATGCACCCTGCTGGCTGTCCTAA